The following are encoded in a window of Haliotis asinina isolate JCU_RB_2024 chromosome 14, JCU_Hal_asi_v2, whole genome shotgun sequence genomic DNA:
- the LOC137261102 gene encoding CD151 antigen-like: protein MAPRNRRADNGCCSLLFLRYVLFVFNVLFWATGLAFLIMGIWTIVNKHRYVSLLGNNTYPATTFLFLAIGTIIIFVGILGCLGTVKDNRCCLVSYAFLLLVIFLLEAVAGVLAYMYEGAIREELTRNLNHTIINNYNFYNSITDAVNDMQKEFKCCGAGSYKDWHYSRWLKMDTATENVVPDSCCISPMLRCGKSDSPSNIYWKGCSPRLEESVKKHLILIGGIGLGLCCVQIFGIIFACCLARKIKESKEGY, encoded by the exons ATGGCACCCCGGAACAGACGAGCGGACAATGGGTGTTGCAGTCTGCTGTTTCTACgatatgttttatttgtctTCAATGTTCTCTTTTGG GCAACTGGTCTGGCGTTCCTGATTATGGGGATATGGACAATTGTCAACAAACACCGTTACGTCAGCCTCCTGGGAAACAACACATACCCAGCCACTACCTTCCTCTTCCTTGCCATTGGCACCATCATCATCTTCGTGGGAATCCTCGGCTGTCTCGGCACAGTCAAAGATAATCGATGTTGCCTTGTCTCG TATGCCTTCCTGCTGTTGGTGATCTTCCTGCTGGAGGCTGTCGCTGGAGTATTGGCCTACATGTACGAGGGAGCG ATCCGAGAAGAGTTAACGAGGAACCTAAATCACACAATCATCAACAACTACAACTTCTATAACAGCATCACAGATGCAGTCAACGACATGCAGAAGGAg TTCAAGTGTTGTGGGGCTGGCTCTTACAAAGACTGGCACTACTCGCGCTGGTTGAAGATGGACACAGCCACGGAGAATGTGGTGCCGGACAGTTGCTGCATATCGCCGATGCTGCGGTGCGGCAAGAGTGACTCTCCTTCTAACATCTACTGGAAG GGTTGTTCCCCACGGTTGGAGGAATCCGTCAAGAAGCACTTGATTCTGATTGGTGGGATCGGTCTTGGCCTGTGTTGTGTACAG ATATTTGGTATAATATTCGCCTGCTGCCTAGCTCGGAAGATTAAAGAAAGCAAGGAAGGTTACTGA
- the LOC137261101 gene encoding protein arginine N-methyltransferase 1-like, with the protein MADEQMEATPSSSSSATNGPAGPILPAEDMTSKDYYFDSYAHFGIHEEMLKDEVRTLTYRNSMYYNKHLFKGKTVLDVGCGTGILCMFAAKAGAAKVIGIECSNIIEYAEKIVKANHLENVISLVRGKVEEVVLPDGIEKVDIIISEWMGYCLFYESMLKTVIFARDKWLAPGGLIFPDRATLYITGIEDRQYKDEKINWWDNVYGFDMSVIRSVAISEPLVDVVDPKQVVSNSCLIKEVDIYTVTEDDMTFTSPFHLQCRRNDYCHALVTFFNMEFTKCHKRTGFSTAPEAPYTHWKQTVFYLGENDLTIKKGEEIYGTFSMTPNKSNNRDLDFVIDVDFKGELSEMSDTLKYKMR; encoded by the exons ATGGCTGACGAACAAATGGAG GCAACCCCGAGCAGTAGCAGCAGTGCCACCAATGGCCCTGCAGGTCCCATCCTACCTGCGGAGGACATGACGTCCAAAGATTACTACTTCGACTCCTACGCACATTTCGGCATCCATGAG GAAATGTTGAAAGATGAAGTACGAACCCTGACATACAGAAACTCTATGTATTACAACAAGCACCTGTTCAAGGGAAAGACGGTCCTGGATGTTGGATGTGGAACAGGGATCCTCTGTATGTTCGCAGCCAAGGCTGGGGCTGCCAAGGTCATCGGT attGAGTGCTCAAACATTATTGAGTATGCAGAGAAAATAGTGAAAGCCAACCACCTTGAAAATG ttatctcccttgtacgAGGCAAGGTTGAGGAAGTTGTGCTTCCCGATGGAATAGAGaaggtggacatcatcatcagtgAATGGATGGGCTACTGCCTATTCTATGAGTCCATGCTTAAGACTGTCATCTTTGCCAGAGATAAGTGGCTG GCACCGGGAGGTTTGATCTTCCCTGACAGAGCAACCCTGTACATTACAGGGATTGAAGACCGTCAGTACAAGGATGAGAAGATTAACT GGTGGGACAATGTCTATGGATTTGACATGAGTGTCATACGAAGTGTAGCAATCTCCGAACCCCTGGTGGACGTGGTTGATCCCAAGCAAGTTGTCTCAAATTCTTGTCTTATAAAG GAAGTTGACATCTACACAGTAACAGAGGATGACATGACCTTTACCTCGCCGTTCCACTTGCAATGTCGACGCAATGACTACTGCCATGCATTAGTCACATTCTTCAACATGGAGTTCACAAAATGTCACAAGCGAACAGGTTTCTCCACAG CACCTGAGGCACCATACACCCACTGGAAGCAGACAGTGTTCTACCTGGGAGAGAACGACCTGACCATAAAGAAGGGAGAGGAGATCTATGGAACATTTTCCATGACACCTAACAAGAGCAACAAT aGAGATCTTGATTTTGTAATTGATGTGGACTTCAAGGGCGAGCTCTCTGAGATGTCCGACACATTAAAATATAAGATGCGCTAG